The following coding sequences lie in one Zingiber officinale cultivar Zhangliang chromosome 2B, Zo_v1.1, whole genome shotgun sequence genomic window:
- the LOC122048460 gene encoding uncharacterized protein LOC122048460 has translation MESKEMCTKANIGYDCLLFDLDDTLYPLSSGITAECCKNILEYMLEKLEVEESNLLELCTVLYKHYRTIMAGLKAIGYNFNYDDFHSSAHGRLPYETSKPDLVISQLLLSLPVRKVIFTNGDQAHAAKVLKKLYLEDCFDTIICFETLNPPSSSSREDNSANIFDIIGYLLKPDPNVDLSKTSILCKPSIEAIEHALRIANIDPQRTVVDLLVPYQRGGKIGLFDGAGVGKIGFIMELIINNIGKVDIVMDSVMAGVLNRKAAALEAAAAKEMEALVFCAGF, from the exons ATGGAATCAAAGGAGATGTGCACGAAAGCTAATATCGGATATGATTGCCTTTTGTTCG atcTTGATGACACCCTCTATCCGTTGAGTTCCGGAATTACCGCCGAGTGCTGCAAAAATATTTTAG AATATATGCTTGAAAAATTAGAGGTTGAAGAAAGTAATTTACTAGAGTTGTGTACTGTTCTGTATAAGCACTATAGAACAATAATGGCTGGTTTAAAG GCCATTGGCTATAACTTCAATTATGATGATTTCCATAG CTCTGCCCATGGAAGATTACCATATGAAACATCAAAGCCAGATCTTGTTATAAGTCAACTCTTGTTGAGCCTTCCAGTTCGAAAAGTT ATATTCACTAATGGTGATCAAGCTCATGCTGCTAAAGTGCTTAAGAAGCTGTATCTGGAAGATTGTTTTGATACTATTATTTGCTTTGAGACACTAAACCCACCATCCTCTTCATCTAGAGAAGATAATTCAGCCAACATCTTCGACATAATTGGCTACTTATTGAAACCTGATCCAAATGTTGATCTATCAAAGACATCAATATTATGTAAACCATCCATTGAAGCCATTGAGCATGCTCTCAGGATTGCAAACATTGATCCCCAGAGAACT GTTGTTGATCTCCTGGTGCCTTATCAAAGGGGTGGAAAGATTGGACTTTTTGATGGAGCTGGTGTGGGGAAGATTGGATTTATTATGGAACTGATAATCAATAATATTGGAAAAG ttgacatcgtcatggactcagTGATGGCCGGCGTATTGAACAGAAAGGCAGCGGCACTGGAGGCCGCTGCGGCAAAGGAAATGgaggcgctgg ttttctgcgccggcttctga